In Puntigrus tetrazona isolate hp1 chromosome 7, ASM1883169v1, whole genome shotgun sequence, the following are encoded in one genomic region:
- the pias1a gene encoding E3 SUMO-protein ligase PIAS1 has protein sequence MAESAELKQMVMSLRVSELQVLLGYAGRNKHGRKHELLTKALHLLKAGCSPAVQMKIKELYRRRFPTKLVSPAELALPGVHPAAASLPPGLTQLGFDGHGAPPSPLLPISLLGPKHELGLPHLPTNLHPVHPDVKLQRLPFYDVLDELIKPTSLASDNSQRFQETCFAFALTPQQVQQVSSSMDISGNKCDFTVQVQLRFCLSETSCPQEDHFPPNLCVKVNGKPCNLPGYLPPTKNGVEPKRPSRPINITSLVRLSTTVPNTIVVSWTSEIGRSYSMAVYLVKQLSSTVLLQRLRAKGIRNPDHSRALIKEKLTADPDSEIATTSLRVSLLCPLGKMRLMIPCRALTCSHLQCFDATLYIQMNEKKPTWVCPVCDKKAPYEHLIIDGLFMEILNSCLDCDEIQFKEDGSWAPMRSKKEVQEVSASYNGIDGGCRTTVLEQNSQTNGNSGGNSKKVEVIDLTLDSSSEEEEDEEPPQKKSCPSLSSISPQMDNGVLNLHRQASPVSRTPSMPQVDTNYIPPPPPLIQDYRHYYSTPTDLSDLNFFPFLQGENHQHYNMVMAAAASASEDHDLLLSRFLPYGSSQLFLDPPSTPVSNNLPPINVNGSSTGSSLVSSSSLRESLGHPPAPRPTSESAPTSAIYGPIPDVISLD, from the exons CAAATGGTGATGAGCCTGCGGGTGTCAGAGCTGCAGGTTCTTCTGGGCTACGCGGGCAGAAACAAACATGGACGAAAGCACGAGCTCCTGACTAAAGCCTTACACCTCCTCAAAGCCGGCTGCAGCCCTGCCGTCCAGATGAAGATCAAAGAGCTCTACAGACGACGCTTCCCCACCAAACTGGTGTCCCCAGCAGAACTGGCCCTGCCTGGAGTCCACCCCGCCGCCGCCTCCTTGCCCCCCGGCCTCACACAGTTGGGATTTGATGGGCACGGAGCGCCCCCATCCCCTCTGCTCCCCATCTCTCTCCTCGGGCCCAAACACGAGCTGGGCCTGCCCCACCTCCCCACGAACCTGCACCCCGTACACCCCGATGTCAAACTGCAACGGCTGCCCTTCTACGACGTACTGGACGAGCTCATTAAGCCCACGAGTCTCG cttcaGATAACAGTCAGAGGTTTCAGGaaacatgttttgcatttgcattgacGCCACAGCAAGTCCAACAAGTCAGCAGCTCAAT GGACATATCGGGGAACAAATGTGACTTTACAGTGCAAGTGCAGTTACG GTTTTGTCTATCAGAGACAAGCTGCCCTCAGGAGGACCACTTCCCCCCTAATCTTTGCGTTAAAGTCAACGGGAAACCATGTAATCTCCCA GGATATCTGCCCCCTACCAAAAATGGCGTGGAACCAAAGAGGCCCAGCAGACCCATCAACATTACCTCATTGGTCAGACTGTCCACAACTGTCCCCAACACCATTGTAGTGTCCTGGACCTCGGAAATTGGACGG AGTTACTCTATGGCGGTGTACCTGGTCAAACAACTGTCATCTACAGTGCTATTGCAGAGGCTACGGGCCAAAGGCATCAGAAATCCAGATCACTCTAGAGCACTCA TAAAGGAAAAGTTAACGGCAGACCCTGACAGTGAAATTGCAACCACCAGCCTAAGAGTTTCATTACTATGTCCG TTGGGAAAGATGCGGCTGATGATTCCGTGTCGGGCATTGACGTGTTCACACCTGCAATGTTTTGATGCTACGCTCTACATCCAGATGAATGAAAAGAAGCCCACATGGGTGTGTCCTGTATGTGATAAAAAAGCACCCTATGAACATCTCATCATTGACGG GTTGTTTATGGAGATTCTGAACAGCTGTTTAGATTGTGATGAAATCCAGTTCAAAGAAGATGGCAGCTGGGCCCCCATGAGGTCAAAAAAGGAAGTGCAGGAGGTGTCGGCTTCATACAATGGCATTGATG GTGGATGTCGTACGACAGTGTTGGAGCAGAACTCTCAAACAAACGGCAACAGCGGAGGCAACAGCAAAAAAGTAGAGGTGATTGATTTGACTCTCGACAGCTCAtctgaagaagaggaagatgaagagCCCCCTCAGAAGAAAAGCTGCCCCTCGCTGTCTAGCATCTCTCCTCAGATGGATAATGG GGTACTAAATCTCCACAGACAAGCGTCTCCTGTGAGTCGAACTCCCAGCATGCCTCAGGTGGACACCAATTACATTCCCCCACCTCCTCCCCTCATTCAGGACTACCGCCACTACTACTCTACACCCACTGACCTGTCAG ATCtcaacttttttccttttttacaaGGAGAGAATCATCAG CACTACAACATGGTGATGGCAGCAGCCGCGTCAGCATCTGAAGATCACGACCTCCTCCTGAGTCGTTTCCTCCCATACGGCTCGTCCCAGCTCTTCCTGGACCCTCCCTCTACCCCCGTAAGCAACAACCTCCCTCCCATTAACGTCAACGGCAGCAGCACCGGCAGCAGCCTGGTGTCCTCCAGCAGCCTGCGGGAAAGCCTCGGACATCCACCCGCCCCACGACCCACCTCCGAATCGGCCCCCACGTCTGCCATCTATGGTCCCATCCCAGACGTCATCTCGTTAGACTGA